A region of Catenibacterium mitsuokai DNA encodes the following proteins:
- a CDS encoding TetR/AcrR family transcriptional regulator C-terminal domain-containing protein produces MNIKKAFSNSLLSLLYKKPLSKITIGDLLEDTELSRQTFYNHFLDKNDLIAYVYDTVIVNQFDEDMSIDFKSSLTQTLISLKKYETFVEQACLIDGQNSLKEHMLYHCIAFDLKWHEYCIGESLSKELKFATLYHTNASHSMVLQWILDGMKEPIDELVDNINHMRYLGLKDLLKDHSPYR; encoded by the coding sequence ATGAACATAAAAAAAGCTTTTTCTAACAGTCTTCTTTCACTTCTCTATAAGAAGCCGCTTTCTAAAATCACCATAGGAGACTTACTAGAGGATACTGAACTCTCAAGACAGACATTCTATAATCATTTTCTAGATAAGAATGATCTTATTGCCTATGTATATGATACAGTGATTGTGAATCAGTTTGATGAAGATATGTCTATTGACTTTAAATCATCACTCACTCAGACATTAATCAGCTTAAAGAAATATGAAACATTCGTTGAACAAGCCTGTTTAATAGATGGACAGAATTCATTGAAGGAGCATATGCTTTATCATTGTATAGCGTTCGATTTAAAATGGCATGAATATTGTATAGGAGAATCATTATCCAAAGAACTTAAATTTGCGACACTCTACCATACCAATGCCTCTCATAGTATGGTCCTTCAATGGATTCTAGATGGTATGAAAGAACCAATAGATGAACTTGTAGACAACATCAATCATATGCGTTACTTAGGTTTAAAGGATTTATTGAAAGATCATTCTCCATATAGATAA
- a CDS encoding aldo/keto reductase, whose protein sequence is MRYTQIGSLKVSKACLGCMGFGDASQGMHSWTLPYEDSKKIIFHALESGINFFDTAMAYQSGTSEEYLGRAIKEYGHREDVIIATKYTPKSDDSIDSRTYLRECLNNSLRRLQTDYIDLYIMHMWDYRTPIEDTLEILNDFIKEGKIKEIGISNCFAYQLAMANTIAKERGLQGFVSVQGHYNLIFREEEREMKRYCDEQGIAMTPYSALASGRLAKHPGETSQRLEKDTYAKGKYDASSDLDLKIIQRVEELASKHHVSMSEVSLSWLMSKVASPVVGATKLKHVDTAVLATELELSEEEKQYLEEPYQPHPLVGVMATNTK, encoded by the coding sequence ATGAGATATACACAGATTGGTTCATTAAAGGTTTCTAAGGCTTGTTTAGGATGTATGGGATTTGGAGATGCATCTCAAGGTATGCATTCCTGGACATTACCTTATGAAGACTCAAAAAAAATCATTTTCCATGCTTTAGAATCAGGTATCAATTTCTTTGATACAGCGATGGCTTATCAGTCAGGCACAAGTGAAGAATACTTAGGACGTGCTATTAAAGAATATGGACATCGTGAAGATGTTATTATTGCGACTAAGTATACCCCTAAGAGTGATGATTCTATTGACTCTAGAACATATCTTAGAGAATGTCTTAATAACAGTCTAAGAAGATTACAGACTGATTATATTGATCTCTATATCATGCATATGTGGGATTATAGAACACCTATTGAAGACACATTAGAAATACTTAATGACTTCATTAAAGAAGGAAAAATTAAAGAAATAGGTATTTCTAACTGTTTTGCTTATCAACTTGCAATGGCCAATACTATTGCGAAAGAAAGAGGCTTACAAGGCTTTGTAAGTGTACAGGGGCACTATAATCTGATCTTTAGAGAAGAAGAAAGAGAAATGAAGCGTTATTGTGATGAACAAGGTATTGCGATGACACCATATAGTGCACTTGCATCAGGACGTCTCGCAAAGCATCCTGGAGAAACATCACAAAGGCTTGAAAAAGATACATATGCGAAAGGTAAATATGATGCATCAAGTGATTTAGATTTAAAAATCATTCAACGTGTAGAAGAACTTGCATCAAAGCATCATGTTTCTATGAGTGAAGTATCATTATCATGGCTGATGTCTAAAGTAGCATCACCGGTTGTAGGGGCGACTAAACTTAAACATGTTGATACAGCTGTACTTGCGACAGAACTTGAATTAAGTGAAGAAGAAAAACAATATCTAGAAGAACCATACCAGCCACATCCACTCGTAGGTGTCATGGCAACGAATACTAAATAG